One genomic region from Streptomyces sp. NBC_01431 encodes:
- the recD2 gene encoding SF1B family DNA helicase RecD2, translating into MSNESGAAVLEGVLERITYANEESGYTVARVDTGRGGGDLLTVVGSLLGAQPGESLRMEGRWGSHPQYGKQFTVENYTTVLPATIQGIRRYLGSGLIKGIGPRIADRITEHFGVDTLDIIEKEPKRLVEVPGLGPKRTKMIGAAWEEQKAIKEVMVFLQGVGVSTSIAVRIYKKYGDASISVVKNQPYRLAADVWGIGFLTADRIAQAVGIPHDSPERVKAGLQYALSQSTDQGHCFLPEERLIADSVKLLQVDTGLVIECLADLVAEEGAVREKVPGPDGGEPVTAVYLVPFHRAELSLAAQVGRLLRTSEDRMPGFGDVDWDKALGWLAGRTGAELAPEQQEAVKLALTSKVAVLTGGPGCGKSFTVRSVVELARAKKAKVVLAAPTGRAAKRLAELTGAEASTVHRLLELKPGGDAAYDKDRPLDADLVVVDEASMLDLLLANKLVKAVAPGAHLLMVGDVDQLPSVGAGEVLRDLLAEGGPVPNVRLTRIFRQAQQSGVVTNAHRINSGTQPLTSGLDDFFLFVAEETEDAGRLTVDVAARRIPAKFGLDPRRDIQVLAPMHRGPAGAGTLNGLLQQAITPARPDLPEKRFGGRVFRVGDKVTQIRNNYEKGKNGVFNGTVGVVTSLNLDDQRLTVLTDEDEEVPYDFDELDELAHAYAVTIHRSQGSEYPAVVIPVTTGAWMMLQRNLLYTAVTRAKKLVVLVGSRKAIGQAVRTVSAGRRFTALAHRLAGGTLV; encoded by the coding sequence ATGTCCAATGAGTCGGGTGCGGCGGTGCTGGAGGGGGTCCTTGAGCGGATCACGTACGCCAACGAGGAGAGCGGCTATACCGTCGCGCGCGTCGACACCGGCCGGGGCGGCGGTGACCTTCTGACGGTGGTCGGCTCGCTGCTCGGCGCGCAGCCGGGCGAGTCGCTGCGCATGGAGGGCCGCTGGGGGTCGCACCCCCAGTACGGCAAGCAGTTCACGGTGGAGAACTACACGACCGTCCTGCCCGCCACCATCCAGGGCATCCGCCGCTACCTCGGCTCCGGCCTCATCAAGGGCATCGGCCCCCGTATCGCCGACCGGATCACCGAGCACTTCGGCGTGGACACCCTCGACATCATCGAGAAGGAGCCGAAGCGGCTGGTCGAGGTGCCGGGGCTCGGGCCGAAGCGTACGAAGATGATCGGCGCCGCCTGGGAGGAGCAGAAGGCCATCAAGGAGGTCATGGTCTTCCTCCAGGGCGTCGGCGTCTCCACTTCCATCGCCGTGCGCATCTACAAGAAGTACGGCGACGCGTCGATCTCCGTCGTCAAGAACCAGCCCTACCGGCTCGCCGCCGACGTCTGGGGCATCGGCTTCCTCACCGCCGACCGCATCGCCCAGGCCGTCGGCATCCCGCACGACAGCCCGGAGCGCGTCAAGGCGGGCCTGCAGTACGCGCTGTCCCAGTCCACCGACCAGGGTCACTGCTTTCTGCCCGAGGAGCGACTGATCGCCGACTCGGTGAAGCTGCTCCAGGTCGACACCGGTCTCGTCATCGAGTGCCTGGCCGATCTCGTCGCCGAGGAGGGCGCCGTCCGGGAGAAGGTGCCGGGGCCGGACGGGGGCGAGCCCGTCACGGCCGTCTACCTCGTGCCGTTCCACCGCGCCGAACTCTCCCTCGCCGCCCAGGTCGGCCGGTTGCTGCGGACCAGCGAGGACCGCATGCCGGGGTTCGGCGACGTCGACTGGGACAAGGCGCTCGGCTGGCTTGCCGGGCGGACCGGGGCCGAGCTCGCGCCCGAGCAGCAGGAAGCCGTCAAACTGGCCCTGACCAGCAAGGTCGCCGTGCTCACCGGCGGCCCCGGCTGCGGCAAGTCCTTCACGGTTCGCTCCGTGGTGGAGCTGGCCCGCGCCAAGAAGGCCAAGGTGGTGCTCGCCGCGCCGACCGGCCGGGCCGCCAAGCGCCTGGCCGAGCTGACCGGCGCGGAGGCCTCCACCGTGCACCGCCTGCTCGAACTGAAACCGGGCGGCGACGCGGCGTACGACAAGGACCGGCCGCTCGACGCCGACCTCGTCGTCGTGGACGAGGCGTCCATGCTCGACCTGCTGCTCGCCAACAAGCTCGTGAAGGCGGTGGCGCCCGGCGCCCATCTGCTGATGGTCGGCGACGTCGACCAGTTGCCGTCGGTCGGCGCGGGAGAGGTGCTGCGCGATCTGCTCGCCGAGGGCGGGCCGGTGCCGAACGTGCGGCTGACCCGGATCTTCCGGCAGGCCCAGCAGTCCGGTGTCGTCACCAACGCCCACCGCATCAACTCCGGTACACAGCCGCTCACTTCGGGCCTCGATGACTTCTTCCTCTTCGTGGCGGAGGAGACGGAGGACGCGGGGCGGCTCACCGTGGACGTGGCCGCCCGCCGCATCCCGGCGAAGTTCGGGCTCGACCCGCGCCGCGACATCCAGGTGCTCGCCCCCATGCACCGCGGGCCGGCCGGCGCCGGCACCCTCAACGGCCTTCTCCAGCAGGCCATCACACCCGCCAGGCCCGACCTCCCGGAGAAGAGATTCGGTGGAAGAGTCTTCCGCGTGGGCGACAAGGTCACCCAGATTCGCAACAATTACGAGAAGGGCAAGAACGGCGTCTTCAACGGCACCGTCGGCGTGGTCACTTCGCTCAACCTGGACGACCAGCGGCTGACGGTGCTGACCGACGAGGACGAGGAGGTGCCGTACGACTTCGACGAGCTGGACGAGCTGGCGCACGCGTACGCGGTGACGATCCACCGCTCCCAGGGCAGCGAGTACCCGGCGGTGGTCATCCCCGTCACCACCGGCGCCTGGATGATGCTCCAGCGCAACCTGCTCTACACGGCGGTGACCCGAGCCAAGAAGCTCGTCGTCCTGGTGGGGTCCCGCAAGGCGATCGGCCAGGCGGTGCGTACCGTTTCCGCAGGCAGACGCTTTACCGCACTCGCTCACCGGCTGGCAGGGGGCACTTTGGTGTGA
- a CDS encoding alpha/beta hydrolase, producing the protein MSKEQRTKIDAMLRQWRPAGPQPVAAMRAGFSVMMAEMIVPAGIRTTETELGGRPALLVERAEGDGGRDAVGGAGVGHGSYGGGGPRAATILYFHGGGFVFGSPRTALSLTGSLVARTGFRAFSVDYRLAPEHPFPAAIDDTLNAYRALLDSGQDPSAIVFAGDSAGGGLAVTTALAARDAGLPLPAGILGFSAGLDATRTGRSMDTKAGVDPIFTREGLDHTGAMYVAGQDPHQPLLSPAVLADLTGFPPMLLQVGTNEMLLDDSTRLAARAEAAGVDVVLDVTAGVPHVFQAYTGVLDEADEALDRAALFLVQRVRAGGAGGADRVGAAGRAGRLALVTTG; encoded by the coding sequence ATGAGCAAGGAACAGCGTACGAAGATCGACGCAATGCTGCGGCAATGGCGGCCCGCGGGGCCCCAGCCGGTCGCGGCGATGCGCGCCGGGTTCAGCGTGATGATGGCGGAAATGATCGTCCCGGCGGGCATCCGCACCACGGAGACGGAACTCGGAGGCCGTCCCGCGCTGCTGGTGGAGCGGGCCGAGGGGGACGGCGGGCGGGACGCGGTCGGCGGGGCGGGTGTGGGGCATGGCTCGTACGGGGGTGGCGGTCCGCGTGCCGCGACCATCCTTTATTTCCATGGCGGCGGCTTTGTCTTCGGCTCACCCCGGACCGCGTTGTCGCTGACGGGGAGTCTGGTGGCCAGGACCGGGTTCCGGGCCTTCTCCGTGGACTACCGGCTGGCCCCCGAGCACCCCTTCCCGGCCGCGATCGACGACACGCTGAACGCCTACCGCGCGCTACTGGACAGCGGGCAGGACCCTTCGGCGATCGTGTTCGCCGGGGACTCCGCGGGCGGCGGCCTCGCCGTGACGACCGCGCTGGCCGCCCGGGACGCGGGTCTTCCGCTGCCCGCCGGGATCCTCGGGTTCTCCGCCGGGCTCGACGCCACCCGGACGGGGCGGAGTATGGACACCAAGGCGGGCGTCGACCCGATCTTCACGCGCGAAGGCCTGGATCACACCGGAGCGATGTACGTCGCGGGGCAGGACCCGCACCAGCCCCTGCTCAGCCCGGCCGTCCTCGCCGACCTGACCGGGTTCCCGCCGATGCTCCTCCAGGTGGGCACCAACGAAATGCTCCTGGACGACTCGACACGCCTGGCCGCGCGGGCTGAGGCGGCCGGGGTGGACGTGGTCCTCGACGTCACCGCCGGTGTGCCGCACGTGTTCCAGGCGTACACCGGTGTTCTCGACGAGGCCGACGAGGCGCTGGACCGGGCGGCGCTGTTTCTGGTGCAGCGGGTCCGTGCGGGTGGGGCAGGCGGTGCGGACCGCGTAGGCGCTGCGGGTCGTGCGGGCCGGTTGGCTTTGGTGACCACGGGCTGA
- a CDS encoding CapA family protein gives MPRPAAAQASVLVLAALLTSAGCSTAPASGKPAPPASANPVAAAEPDVTAGPTPDLPPGTITLAFGGDVHFTERTAPRINGTPADPALGPISRTVATADFAMVNLETAITTRGSEEPKKYHFRTPPTALTALQKSGVDAVSMANNHAVDYGPAGLADTLDAVHNAPIPVLGIGANEAEAYRPYVKEIRGVKLAVVAASQVQDLTNDKFRAGPKKPGIASALDQAKLVAAVKKAKAEADVVVVYLHWGTEGQSCPGPEQKSIAAKLAAAGATAVVGTHAHVMLGSGMLGTSYVNYGLGNLLWYGTSPYPRSNDSGIATLTITHGKVVKQAFTPAVVDNRGVPMPQQGAQAKAVTDRLDSLRKCTSLTQGPR, from the coding sequence ATGCCCCGCCCCGCCGCCGCCCAGGCATCCGTGCTGGTCCTCGCCGCCCTGCTGACCTCCGCGGGGTGCTCGACCGCCCCCGCCTCCGGCAAGCCCGCTCCGCCCGCCTCCGCGAACCCGGTCGCGGCCGCCGAGCCGGACGTCACCGCCGGGCCCACCCCGGACCTCCCGCCCGGCACCATCACCCTCGCCTTCGGCGGCGACGTGCACTTCACCGAGCGCACCGCGCCCCGCATCAACGGCACCCCGGCCGACCCGGCCCTCGGCCCGATATCCCGCACCGTCGCGACCGCCGACTTCGCGATGGTCAACCTGGAGACCGCGATCACGACACGCGGCTCCGAGGAGCCGAAGAAGTACCACTTCCGCACCCCGCCCACCGCCTTGACCGCGCTCCAGAAGTCCGGCGTGGACGCGGTGTCGATGGCCAACAACCACGCCGTCGACTACGGGCCTGCGGGCCTCGCCGACACTCTCGACGCGGTGCACAACGCCCCCATCCCCGTACTCGGCATCGGGGCGAACGAAGCCGAGGCGTACCGCCCGTACGTCAAGGAGATCCGCGGGGTGAAGCTCGCGGTCGTCGCGGCGAGCCAGGTGCAGGACCTGACCAACGACAAGTTCCGCGCCGGGCCGAAGAAGCCGGGGATCGCCTCCGCGCTCGACCAGGCCAAGCTGGTCGCGGCGGTCAAGAAGGCGAAGGCCGAGGCCGATGTCGTCGTGGTCTACCTGCACTGGGGCACCGAGGGCCAGAGCTGCCCCGGCCCCGAACAGAAGTCCATCGCCGCGAAGTTGGCGGCGGCGGGCGCGACCGCCGTGGTTGGCACCCACGCCCACGTGATGCTCGGCTCCGGCATGCTGGGCACCTCGTACGTCAACTACGGCCTGGGGAACCTGCTTTGGTACGGCACCTCCCCCTACCCCCGCTCCAACGACAGCGGCATAGCCACCCTCACCATCACCCACGGCAAGGTCGTCAAGCAGGCCTTCACCCCGGCCGTGGTCGACAACCGGGGCGTCCCGATGCCCCAGCAGGGCGCGCAGGCGAAGGCCGTCACCGACCGCCTCGACTCCCTGCGCAAGTGCACGTCCCTGACCCAGGGCCCCCGTTAG
- a CDS encoding LacI family DNA-binding transcriptional regulator encodes MTTTLADVAARARVSPATVSRVLNGNYPVAAATRERVLRAVDELDYVLNGPASSLAAATSDLVGILVNDIADPFFGIMAGAAQSAIGEERGAREKLSVICNTGGSPERELTYLTLLQRQRAAAVILTGGALENPDHTAAVGAKLARLADAGTRIVLCGRPPLPGDSVTATLAFDNRGGSRRLAEHLIGLGHRRIGYVAGPPERTTTRHRLEGHRSALEAAGLRLDHLTVHSSYDRRSGYDATLELLRREPELTAVVAANDTVALGACAALRDRGLRIPEDVSVAGFVDLPFSADAVPALTTVRLPLYEAGVRAGRLALGAEAVPPGGIATVHGELIVRRSTAAPRG; translated from the coding sequence ATGACAACGACCCTGGCGGATGTGGCAGCCCGCGCCCGGGTGTCGCCGGCTACCGTCTCGCGCGTCCTCAACGGCAACTACCCGGTCGCCGCGGCCACCCGCGAACGGGTGCTGCGCGCCGTGGACGAGCTGGACTACGTCCTGAACGGCCCCGCGAGTTCGCTCGCCGCGGCCACCTCCGACCTGGTCGGCATACTCGTCAACGACATCGCCGACCCGTTCTTCGGGATCATGGCGGGCGCGGCCCAGTCCGCGATCGGCGAGGAGCGCGGCGCCCGCGAGAAGCTGTCCGTCATCTGCAACACCGGGGGCTCGCCGGAGCGCGAACTCACCTATCTGACCCTGCTCCAGCGCCAGCGCGCGGCCGCCGTCATCCTGACCGGCGGCGCCCTGGAGAACCCCGATCACACGGCGGCCGTCGGCGCGAAACTCGCGCGGCTCGCCGATGCCGGTACCCGGATCGTGCTGTGCGGCCGGCCGCCGCTGCCCGGCGACAGCGTCACCGCGACCCTCGCCTTCGACAACCGGGGCGGCAGCAGGCGCCTGGCCGAGCACCTCATCGGCCTCGGTCACCGGCGGATCGGTTACGTCGCCGGGCCTCCCGAGCGCACCACGACCCGGCACCGTCTGGAAGGACACCGCTCCGCCCTGGAGGCCGCCGGGCTCCGCCTGGACCACCTCACGGTGCACAGCTCGTACGACCGCCGCTCCGGATATGACGCCACCCTTGAACTCCTGCGCCGGGAACCGGAGTTGACGGCCGTGGTGGCCGCCAACGACACAGTGGCCCTCGGCGCCTGCGCGGCGCTGCGCGACCGCGGGCTCCGCATCCCCGAGGACGTCTCGGTCGCCGGGTTCGTGGACCTGCCGTTCAGCGCGGACGCGGTGCCCGCGCTCACGACCGTACGGCTGCCGCTGTACGAGGCGGGCGTACGGGCGGGCCGCCTGGCCCTCGGCGCGGAGGCGGTCCCGCCGGGCGGAATCGCCACGGTGCACGGGGAGTTGATCGTCCGGCGCTCCACGGCGGCGCCCCGGGGGTAG
- a CDS encoding heavy-metal-associated domain-containing protein, which yields MTAETQTPAATDVTTVYKVSGMSCGHCEGAVSGEISEIEGVTSVKAVASTGEVTVISAAPLDEEAVRAAIDEAGFELVGLA from the coding sequence ATGACTGCCGAGACCCAGACCCCCGCCGCGACCGACGTCACCACCGTCTACAAGGTCTCCGGCATGAGCTGCGGTCACTGCGAGGGGGCGGTGTCCGGCGAGATCTCCGAGATCGAGGGCGTCACCTCGGTGAAGGCCGTCGCCTCCACCGGCGAGGTCACCGTGATCTCGGCCGCCCCCCTCGACGAGGAGGCGGTACGCGCGGCGATCGACGAGGCGGGCTTCGAACTCGTCGGCCTGGCCTGA
- a CDS encoding MarR family winged helix-turn-helix transcriptional regulator, which yields MASKSQREAAEGGAVDLPAFFSDLVRCETRLYNALSDSVRERHGIVLSQYEFLSHLHDHPGSRVADLAAEFAIGIGATSKGIDRLEKQGWVVRQPNPADRRSSLLALTDDGVELAEAAKATFTERLAELLADGLKTSPLQPVAQALAELRSALERDQTGTPTG from the coding sequence ATGGCATCTAAATCTCAACGGGAAGCAGCGGAGGGCGGCGCCGTGGACCTCCCCGCGTTCTTCTCCGACCTCGTCCGGTGCGAGACGCGTCTCTACAACGCGCTGAGCGACAGCGTTCGCGAGCGACACGGGATCGTCCTGTCGCAGTACGAGTTCCTGAGCCATCTCCACGACCACCCCGGGTCGCGAGTGGCGGACCTCGCCGCCGAGTTCGCCATCGGCATCGGCGCGACCAGCAAGGGCATCGACCGGCTGGAGAAGCAGGGCTGGGTGGTCCGGCAGCCGAACCCGGCGGATCGCCGCTCGTCCTTGCTCGCGCTGACCGACGACGGCGTGGAGCTGGCCGAGGCTGCGAAGGCGACCTTCACCGAACGGCTGGCCGAGCTGCTCGCGGACGGACTCAAGACCTCCCCGCTCCAGCCCGTCGCGCAGGCCCTCGCGGAACTCCGCTCGGCACTGGAACGCGACCAGACCGGCACACCCACCGGCTGA
- a CDS encoding helix-turn-helix transcriptional regulator: protein MTDRRLWSYKEIAAHIRVQPDTVRSYRKHGLLPAPDLIENGKPYWFADTIRVWVARRPGNRGRRGGD from the coding sequence ATGACCGACCGAAGGCTCTGGTCGTACAAGGAGATCGCCGCGCACATCCGGGTACAGCCGGACACGGTTCGCTCCTATCGAAAACACGGGCTCCTGCCCGCCCCCGACCTCATCGAGAACGGCAAGCCGTACTGGTTCGCGGACACGATCCGGGTGTGGGTCGCCCGCCGCCCCGGCAACCGCGGCCGCAGAGGAGGGGACTGA
- a CDS encoding heavy metal translocating P-type ATPase, producing MQTPGSVQRIELAIGGMTCASCAARIEKKLNRMPGVEATVNYATEKARVTFDTAVAVPDLITTVVRTGYTAEPLEPLGPLGSARDPGSPSADRDPVAPGEIPASAAPEERRPGDAATDSVAALRQRLTVSAVLSVPVVVLAMIPALQFDNWQWLSLTLAAPAVVWGGLPFHRAAWTSLRHGAATMDTLVSTGTLAAFGWSLWALFFGTAGTPGMRHSFEFTANRTDAGGTIYLEVASGVVTFILLGRYLEARAKRKSGAALRELMELGAKDVAVRRDGAEVRVPVSQLRTGDRFVVRPGEKVATDGVVVEGASAVDVSMLTGESVPVDVSVGDPVTGATVNVGGRLVIEATRVGADTQLARMARLVEDAQNGKAQVQRLADRIAAVFVPVVLLIASATLAGWLLVTGDATAAFTAAVAVLIIACPCALGLATPTALMVGTGRGAQLGILIKGPEVLESTRRIDTVVLDKTGTVTTGRMSLYEIHPAQGTDEKQLLRLAGALEHSSEHPIARAIAAGAEDRAGVLPVAEDFRSLPGRGAEGVVEGHRVYVGRDAALGLPPELAAAKSAAEDQGRTAVVVAWDGVARGVLTVSDTVKETSAEAVARLRSLGLAPVLLTGDHRAVAESVAAQVGIAEADVYADVLPEDKAAVVEHLRAQGRTVAMVGDGVNDAAALAVADLGLAMGTGTDAAIEAGDLTLVRGDLRVAADAIRLSRRTLATIKGNLFWAFGYNVAAVPLAAAGLLNPMIAGGAMALSSVFVVTNSLRLRSFT from the coding sequence ATGCAAACCCCCGGCTCCGTTCAGCGGATCGAGCTCGCCATCGGCGGGATGACCTGCGCGTCCTGCGCGGCCCGCATCGAGAAGAAGCTGAACCGGATGCCGGGGGTGGAGGCGACGGTCAACTATGCGACGGAGAAGGCGCGGGTCACCTTCGACACCGCGGTGGCCGTACCGGACCTGATCACGACGGTGGTGAGAACGGGGTACACGGCCGAGCCCCTGGAGCCCCTTGGGCCCCTGGGCTCCGCCCGTGACCCCGGATCTCCGTCCGCGGACCGCGATCCGGTCGCGCCCGGCGAAATTCCAGCCTCCGCGGCGCCCGAGGAGCGGCGGCCGGGGGACGCGGCCACCGATTCGGTCGCCGCGCTCCGGCAGCGCCTCACCGTGTCGGCCGTCCTGTCCGTGCCCGTCGTCGTACTGGCGATGATCCCGGCGCTCCAGTTCGACAACTGGCAGTGGCTCTCCCTCACCCTGGCCGCTCCGGCCGTGGTCTGGGGCGGCCTGCCGTTCCACCGTGCCGCATGGACCAGCCTGCGCCACGGCGCCGCCACGATGGACACTCTCGTCTCCACCGGCACCCTCGCCGCGTTCGGCTGGTCCCTGTGGGCCCTGTTCTTCGGGACGGCCGGGACGCCGGGCATGCGCCACTCCTTCGAGTTCACCGCGAACCGCACCGACGCCGGCGGCACGATCTACCTCGAAGTCGCCTCGGGCGTCGTCACGTTCATCCTGCTGGGCCGGTATCTGGAGGCCCGCGCCAAGCGGAAGTCCGGTGCCGCGCTGCGCGAGTTGATGGAGCTGGGCGCCAAGGACGTGGCCGTGCGGCGCGACGGGGCCGAAGTGCGCGTCCCGGTGAGCCAGTTGCGTACCGGCGACCGTTTCGTCGTACGCCCCGGCGAGAAGGTGGCCACCGACGGCGTCGTCGTGGAGGGCGCATCGGCCGTCGACGTCTCGATGCTGACCGGGGAGTCCGTCCCGGTGGACGTGAGCGTCGGCGACCCGGTGACCGGCGCGACCGTGAACGTGGGCGGCCGCCTGGTGATCGAGGCGACCCGCGTCGGAGCGGACACCCAGCTCGCCCGCATGGCCCGCTTGGTGGAGGACGCCCAGAACGGCAAGGCCCAGGTCCAGCGCCTCGCCGACCGCATCGCCGCCGTGTTCGTGCCGGTGGTGCTCCTGATCGCGTCGGCCACCCTGGCCGGTTGGCTGCTGGTCACCGGCGACGCCACCGCCGCCTTCACCGCGGCCGTCGCCGTCCTGATCATCGCTTGCCCGTGCGCCCTTGGCCTGGCCACCCCGACCGCCCTGATGGTCGGCACGGGCCGGGGAGCCCAGCTCGGCATCCTGATCAAGGGGCCGGAGGTGCTGGAGTCGACCCGCCGGATCGACACCGTCGTGCTCGACAAGACGGGAACGGTCACCACCGGCCGCATGAGCCTGTACGAGATCCACCCCGCACAGGGCACCGACGAGAAGCAACTCCTGCGCCTGGCAGGGGCGTTGGAGCACTCCTCCGAGCATCCCATCGCCCGCGCGATCGCCGCCGGCGCCGAGGACCGGGCCGGGGTCCTGCCCGTCGCCGAGGACTTCCGTTCGCTGCCGGGCCGGGGCGCGGAGGGCGTCGTCGAGGGCCACCGGGTGTACGTGGGCCGGGACGCCGCGCTTGGTCTGCCGCCCGAGCTCGCCGCGGCCAAGAGCGCCGCCGAGGACCAGGGGCGTACGGCCGTCGTCGTCGCGTGGGACGGGGTGGCCCGGGGCGTGCTCACCGTGTCGGACACGGTGAAGGAGACCAGCGCGGAGGCCGTCGCCCGGCTCCGGTCGCTGGGCCTCGCGCCGGTGCTGCTCACCGGTGACCACCGGGCGGTCGCCGAGTCGGTGGCCGCGCAGGTCGGCATCGCGGAGGCCGATGTGTACGCGGATGTCCTGCCCGAGGACAAGGCCGCCGTGGTCGAGCACCTCCGGGCGCAGGGCCGCACGGTCGCCATGGTGGGGGACGGCGTCAACGACGCGGCCGCTCTCGCCGTCGCCGATCTGGGGCTGGCCATGGGCACCGGCACGGACGCGGCGATCGAGGCGGGCGATCTCACGCTCGTACGCGGTGACCTGCGGGTTGCCGCCGATGCGATCCGGCTGTCCCGGCGAACCCTGGCCACCATCAAAGGCAACCTTTTCTGGGCATTCGGCTACAACGTGGCCGCGGTGCCGCTGGCCGCCGCGGGCCTGCTGAACCCGATGATCGCGGGCGGGGCTATGGCGCTCTCGTCGGTGTTCGTGGTAACCAACAGCCTACGGTTGCGTTCCTTCACCTGA
- a CDS encoding citrate synthase, with protein sequence MSENANNAVVLRFGDGEYTYPVIDSTVGDKGFDIGKLRAQTGLVTLDSGYGNTAAYKSAITYLDGEQGILRYRGYPIEQLAERSTFVEVAYLLINGELPTVDQLSSFKSEITQHTLLHEDVKRFFDGFPRDAHPMAMLSSVVSALSTFYQDSHNPFDEKQRNLSTIRLLAKLPTIAAYAYKKSIGHPFVYPRNDLGYVENFLRMTFSVPAQEYELDPVVVSALDKLLILHADHEQNCSTSTVRLVGSSQANMFASISAGISALWGPLHGGANQSVLEMLEGIQANGGDVDSFIRKVKNKEDGVRLMGFGHRVYKSFDPRAKIIKAAAHDVLSALGKSDELLDIALKLEEHALSDDYFVSRNLYPNVDFYTGLIYRAMGFPTEMFTVLFALGRLPGWIAQWHEMIKEPGSRIGRPRQIYTGEVLRDFVPVEGR encoded by the coding sequence GTGAGCGAGAACGCGAACAACGCTGTAGTACTGCGGTTCGGCGATGGCGAGTACACCTACCCGGTGATCGACAGCACCGTCGGCGACAAGGGCTTCGACATCGGGAAGCTCCGAGCCCAGACCGGTCTGGTCACCCTCGACAGCGGATACGGCAACACCGCCGCCTATAAATCCGCCATTACCTACCTGGACGGCGAGCAGGGCATCCTGCGCTACCGCGGGTACCCGATCGAGCAGCTCGCCGAGCGCTCCACGTTCGTGGAGGTCGCGTACCTGCTGATCAACGGCGAGCTGCCGACCGTGGACCAGCTCTCCAGCTTCAAGAGCGAGATCACGCAGCACACGCTGCTGCACGAGGACGTCAAGCGGTTCTTCGACGGCTTCCCGCGCGACGCCCACCCGATGGCGATGCTGTCCTCGGTGGTCTCCGCACTGTCCACCTTCTACCAGGACAGCCACAACCCGTTCGACGAGAAGCAGCGCAACCTCTCCACGATCCGGCTGCTCGCCAAGCTGCCGACCATCGCGGCGTACGCGTACAAGAAGTCGATCGGCCACCCCTTCGTCTACCCGCGCAACGACCTCGGCTACGTCGAGAACTTCCTGCGCATGACGTTCTCCGTGCCGGCGCAGGAGTACGAGCTGGACCCGGTCGTCGTCTCGGCGCTCGACAAGCTGCTCATCCTGCACGCGGACCACGAGCAGAACTGCTCGACCTCCACCGTGCGTCTGGTCGGCTCGTCGCAGGCGAACATGTTCGCCTCCATCTCCGCCGGTATCAGCGCCCTGTGGGGCCCCCTGCACGGCGGCGCCAACCAGTCCGTCCTGGAGATGCTGGAAGGCATCCAGGCCAACGGTGGCGACGTGGACTCCTTCATCCGCAAGGTGAAGAACAAGGAGGACGGCGTCCGCCTGATGGGCTTCGGCCACCGGGTGTACAAGTCCTTCGACCCGCGCGCGAAGATTATCAAGGCCGCGGCGCACGACGTCCTCTCCGCGCTCGGCAAGTCCGACGAGCTGCTCGACATCGCGCTGAAGCTCGAAGAGCACGCGCTGAGCGACGACTACTTCGTCTCGCGCAACCTGTACCCGAACGTGGACTTCTACACGGGTCTGATCTACCGCGCCATGGGCTTCCCGACCGAGATGTTCACGGTCCTGTTCGCGCTCGGGCGCCTGCCGGGCTGGATCGCCCAGTGGCACGAGATGATCAAGGAGCCGGGATCCCGCATCGGCCGCCCGCGCCAGATCTACACGGGCGAAGTGCTGCGCGACTTCGTGCCGGTCGAGGGTCGCTGA